One part of the Burkholderia latens genome encodes these proteins:
- a CDS encoding DNA topoisomerase IB, whose product MNKRASLTAPANACAVAASLRHVDDRRPGYTRRRLRNGFAYYTQDGVRIRDADEIARINALAIPPAYTDVWICMDARGHLQATGRDARGRKQYRYHPLWRETRDANKYARMAAFARALPRIRARVARDLALPGMPRDKIVATIVRLLDTTLARIGNAEYARENASYGLTTLRKRHVTIRPGQVRLRFTGKSGIEHDVTVEDPRVGRIVRRCAELPGHELFQYLDDDGARHSVGSSDVNDYLRDAAGAEFTAKDYRTWAGSVQALALLRRIPHQGVTHARKQIVETVRAVADILRNTPAVCRRCYIHPLVLETFEAGELDTLEVVRKPRGLRADEAAFVALLERAARRERRRARR is encoded by the coding sequence ATGAACAAACGCGCGTCGCTTACGGCGCCGGCGAACGCGTGTGCGGTTGCCGCGTCGCTGCGCCATGTCGACGACCGGCGCCCCGGGTACACGCGCCGCCGGCTGCGCAACGGCTTCGCGTATTACACGCAGGATGGCGTGCGAATCCGCGATGCCGACGAGATCGCGCGCATCAACGCGCTCGCGATTCCGCCCGCGTACACCGACGTGTGGATCTGCATGGACGCGCGCGGCCATTTGCAGGCGACGGGCCGCGATGCGCGCGGGCGCAAGCAGTATCGCTACCACCCGCTGTGGCGCGAGACGCGCGATGCGAACAAATACGCGCGGATGGCGGCCTTCGCGCGCGCGCTGCCGCGCATCCGCGCACGGGTCGCGCGGGACCTGGCGCTGCCCGGGATGCCGCGCGACAAGATCGTCGCGACGATCGTCCGGCTGCTCGACACGACGCTGGCGCGAATCGGCAACGCCGAGTACGCGCGCGAGAACGCGTCGTACGGACTGACGACGCTGCGCAAGCGCCACGTGACGATCCGCCCGGGGCAAGTGCGGCTGCGTTTCACCGGCAAGAGCGGGATCGAACACGACGTGACCGTCGAGGACCCGCGCGTCGGCCGCATCGTGCGGCGTTGCGCGGAGTTGCCGGGCCACGAGCTCTTTCAGTATCTGGACGACGACGGTGCGCGTCATTCCGTCGGCTCATCCGACGTCAACGACTACCTGCGCGACGCAGCGGGCGCGGAGTTCACCGCGAAGGATTACCGGACGTGGGCGGGCAGCGTACAGGCGCTGGCGCTATTGAGGCGGATTCCGCATCAGGGCGTCACGCACGCGCGCAAGCAGATCGTCGAAACGGTGCGGGCCGTTGCCGACATCCTGCGCAACACGCCGGCCGTATGCCGGCGCTGCTATATCCATCCGCTGGTGCTTGAAACGTTCGAGGCCGGGGAACTCGATACGCTCGAGGTCGTCCGCAAGCCGAGGGGGCTGCGCGCGGATGAAGCGGCGTTCGTGGCGCTGCTGGAGCGGGCCGCGCGGCGGGAGCGGCGGCGCGCGCGTCGATGA
- a CDS encoding ABC transporter substrate-binding protein: protein MTFLRKLAAGAIVAAATALATGAHAQQKPITLGFSQVGAESAWRTANTVSVKSAAKDAGINLKFSDAQQKQENQIRAIRSFIAQKVDVIAFSPVVESGWEPVLTEAKAAHIPVILTDRGVDVKDPSLYVTMIGSDFLEEGRRAGHWLEERYKNDAGPINIVELQGTVGSAPANDRRAGLLEVIKNNPKFKVIASQSGDFTLAGGKQVMEAFAKTYGKQINVVYAHNDDMALGAIQAMEEAGIKPGKDVSVVSFDATKGGFQAMVAGKINVDVECSPLLGPQLMTAVKDVVAGKQLPKRIVTNETVFPMNVAAQVLPTRKY, encoded by the coding sequence ATGACATTCCTCAGGAAGCTGGCGGCCGGCGCGATCGTCGCGGCGGCGACGGCGCTGGCCACCGGCGCGCACGCGCAGCAAAAGCCGATCACGCTCGGGTTCTCGCAGGTCGGCGCGGAAAGCGCGTGGCGCACGGCGAACACCGTGTCGGTGAAGAGCGCGGCGAAGGACGCCGGCATCAACCTGAAATTCTCGGATGCGCAGCAGAAGCAGGAAAACCAGATTCGCGCGATTCGCTCGTTCATCGCGCAGAAGGTCGACGTGATCGCGTTTTCACCGGTGGTCGAGTCGGGCTGGGAGCCGGTGCTGACCGAAGCGAAGGCGGCCCACATCCCGGTGATCCTGACCGACCGCGGCGTCGACGTGAAGGATCCGTCGCTGTACGTGACGATGATCGGCTCCGACTTTCTCGAGGAAGGGCGGCGCGCCGGACACTGGCTGGAAGAGCGCTACAAGAACGACGCCGGCCCGATCAACATCGTCGAGTTGCAGGGCACGGTCGGCTCCGCGCCGGCCAACGACCGCCGCGCGGGCCTGCTCGAAGTGATCAAGAACAATCCGAAGTTCAAGGTGATCGCATCGCAAAGCGGCGACTTCACGCTCGCTGGCGGCAAGCAGGTGATGGAAGCGTTCGCGAAAACCTACGGCAAGCAGATCAACGTCGTCTATGCACACAACGACGACATGGCGCTCGGTGCGATCCAGGCGATGGAGGAGGCCGGCATCAAGCCCGGCAAGGACGTGAGCGTCGTGTCGTTCGATGCGACGAAGGGCGGCTTCCAGGCGATGGTCGCCGGCAAGATCAATGTCGACGTCGAATGCAGCCCGCTCCTCGGCCCGCAACTGATGACCGCGGTGAAGGACGTGGTCGCCGGCAAGCAGTTGCCGAAGCGGATCGTCACGAACGAAACGGTGTTCCCGATGAACGTCGCGGCGCAGGTGCTGCCGACCCGCAAGTACTGA
- a CDS encoding sugar ABC transporter ATP-binding protein yields MTNSPVVEMTGIDKAFPGVRALQRVNFRLFPGEIHALMGQNGAGKSTLINVLTGVHAHDAGEIRVGGAPVNFAAPREAEAAGIQTLYQEVNLCANLSVAENIFAGRQPMRRGAIDWKAIHARARDALAELDLSLDVTRSLDSYPIAVQQMVAIARAVSVDARVLILDEPTSSLDDGEVARLFDVLRRLKASGIAILFVTHFLEQTYAVSDRITVMRNGEREGEYLARDLPVDMLVAKMTGREPMSGTLRAGAAAVSADAGAAAPFLSMQQVGRRGMMSPLDLDVRPGEIVGLAGLLGSGRTETARLAFAAERTDTGTIEIDGARKRLSSPHDAVRNGIAYCPEDRKKEGIVAALSIRENIVLALQARRGWWRLISRARQRELAETYIARLGIKARDAEQPIGLLSGGNQQKVLLARWLATEPKLLILDEPTRGIDVAAKFDIMERVLALCAQGLAILFISSEISEVVRVSHRIAVLRDRRKVAELSGADASEEHVYHLIAGGRS; encoded by the coding sequence ATGACGAATTCGCCGGTGGTCGAGATGACCGGCATCGACAAGGCGTTTCCGGGAGTCCGTGCGCTGCAGCGCGTGAACTTCCGGCTGTTTCCGGGCGAGATCCATGCGCTGATGGGCCAGAACGGCGCCGGCAAGTCGACGCTGATCAACGTGCTGACCGGCGTGCATGCGCACGACGCGGGCGAGATTCGCGTCGGCGGCGCGCCGGTGAATTTTGCGGCGCCGCGCGAGGCCGAGGCGGCCGGTATCCAGACGCTGTATCAGGAAGTGAACCTGTGCGCGAACCTGTCGGTCGCGGAGAACATCTTTGCGGGCCGGCAGCCGATGCGGCGCGGCGCGATCGACTGGAAGGCGATCCATGCGCGGGCGCGCGACGCGCTCGCCGAACTCGACCTGTCGCTCGACGTCACGCGCTCGCTCGATTCGTATCCGATCGCGGTGCAGCAGATGGTCGCGATCGCGCGCGCCGTGTCCGTCGATGCGCGCGTGCTGATTCTCGACGAGCCGACGTCGAGCCTCGACGACGGCGAAGTCGCGCGGCTGTTCGACGTGCTGCGCCGGCTGAAGGCGTCGGGCATCGCGATCCTGTTCGTCACGCACTTCCTCGAACAGACTTATGCGGTGTCCGACCGGATCACCGTGATGCGCAACGGCGAGCGCGAAGGCGAGTACCTTGCGCGCGACCTGCCGGTCGACATGCTCGTCGCGAAGATGACCGGCCGCGAGCCGATGTCGGGCACGCTGCGCGCAGGCGCTGCGGCCGTATCGGCCGACGCGGGCGCGGCTGCGCCGTTCCTGTCGATGCAGCAGGTCGGCCGGCGCGGGATGATGAGCCCGCTCGACCTCGACGTGCGGCCCGGCGAAATCGTCGGGTTGGCCGGGCTGCTCGGCTCGGGGCGCACGGAAACGGCGCGGCTCGCGTTCGCGGCCGAGCGTACCGACACCGGCACGATCGAGATCGACGGTGCGCGCAAAAGGCTGTCGTCGCCGCACGACGCGGTGCGCAACGGCATCGCGTATTGTCCGGAGGATCGCAAGAAGGAGGGGATCGTTGCCGCGCTGTCGATCCGCGAAAACATCGTTCTTGCGCTGCAAGCGCGGCGCGGCTGGTGGCGGCTGATCAGCCGCGCGCGCCAGCGCGAACTCGCCGAAACCTACATCGCGCGGCTCGGCATCAAGGCGCGCGATGCCGAACAGCCGATCGGGCTGCTGTCGGGAGGCAATCAGCAGAAGGTGCTGCTCGCGCGCTGGCTCGCGACGGAGCCGAAGCTGCTGATCCTCGACGAACCGACGCGCGGGATCGACGTCGCCGCGAAGTTCGACATCATGGAACGCGTGCTCGCGCTGTGCGCGCAGGGGCTCGCAATCCTGTTCATCTCGTCTGAAATCAGCGAGGTCGTGCGCGTGAGTCACCGCATCGCGGTGCTGCGCGATCGCCGCAAGGTCGCCGAATTGTCCGGCGCCGACGCCTCGGAGGAACATGTGTACCACCTGATCGCGGGAGGCCGCTCATGA
- a CDS encoding ABC transporter permease: MMRLRTLLRHPLVWPVLTLALLFALDVAHRPGFLSILLLDGHLFGAPIDILNRAAPLVIVSLGMTLVIATRGIDISVGAIVAIAGAAAAIVLDGDPTRLGAALAAALGVGLLAGAWNGVLVAFVGMQPIIATLILMVAGRGIAQLLTGGQIIPIGAPGYLELGGGYLAAVPCAVWIAIATIAATALLVNRTALGLFIRAIGVNPVATRLVGLRAGAVVFGVYLCSGVMSALAGVLASSNVRSADGNNAGLLLELDAILAVTLGGTSLLGGRFSLAGSVLGALIIQTLTYTTYSIGVPPEATLVVKAIVVIVVTLIQSDAARALVVRHASRLLPFARSRAATGATPR, encoded by the coding sequence ATGATGCGGCTCCGTACGCTGCTTCGCCATCCGCTCGTGTGGCCGGTGCTGACGCTCGCGCTGCTGTTCGCGCTCGACGTTGCGCACCGGCCGGGCTTCCTGTCGATCTTGCTGCTCGACGGGCATCTGTTCGGCGCCCCGATCGACATCCTGAACCGCGCGGCGCCGCTCGTGATCGTGTCGCTCGGGATGACGCTCGTGATCGCGACGCGCGGGATCGACATCTCGGTCGGCGCGATCGTCGCGATCGCGGGTGCGGCCGCGGCGATCGTGCTCGACGGCGATCCGACGCGGCTCGGCGCGGCGCTCGCCGCCGCGCTCGGGGTCGGCCTGCTCGCGGGCGCGTGGAACGGCGTGCTGGTCGCGTTCGTCGGCATGCAGCCGATCATCGCGACGCTGATCCTGATGGTCGCCGGACGCGGCATCGCGCAACTGCTTACCGGCGGGCAGATCATTCCGATCGGCGCGCCCGGCTACCTCGAACTCGGCGGCGGCTATCTCGCGGCCGTGCCGTGCGCAGTGTGGATCGCGATCGCGACGATCGCGGCGACCGCGCTGCTCGTGAACCGCACCGCCCTCGGCCTGTTCATCCGCGCGATCGGCGTGAACCCGGTTGCGACGCGCCTCGTGGGCTTGCGAGCAGGTGCGGTCGTGTTCGGCGTGTATTTGTGTTCGGGCGTGATGTCGGCGCTCGCCGGCGTTCTCGCGAGCTCGAACGTGCGCAGCGCGGACGGCAACAACGCGGGGCTGCTGCTCGAGCTCGATGCGATCCTCGCGGTGACGCTCGGCGGCACGTCGCTGCTCGGCGGGCGCTTCAGCCTTGCAGGCTCCGTGCTCGGCGCGCTGATCATTCAGACGCTCACGTACACGACGTATTCGATCGGCGTGCCGCCGGAGGCGACGCTCGTCGTGAAGGCGATCGTCGTGATCGTCGTGACGCTGATCCAGTCGGACGCGGCGCGCGCGCTGGTGGTCCGGCACGCGTCGCGGCTGCTGCCTTTCGCGCGTTCGCGCGCCGCCACCGGAGCAACGCCGCGATGA
- the yjfF gene encoding galactofuranose ABC transporter, permease protein YjfF: MNRFLARLADPRTLPIVVTIVLFAALFGFGSVMYTGFFSMQVLTGLLVDNAFLLIVAIGMTFVIVSGGIDLSVGSVVALTTILCAIGAERLHWPVWAIVPVVLVLGALYGAAMGALIHYFRLQPFIVTLAGMFLARGACFLITTQSITINEPTFHALAGISVPLGGGTLSAGALIALATLAAAIYVAHFTRFGRNVYAVGGNERSALLMGLPVARTKVGVYALSGFCSALGGVVFTLYVLSGYGLQAQGMELDAIAATVIGGTLLTGGVGYVIGSVFGVGILGTIQVLITFDGTLSSWWTRIVIGALLCVFCLLQRVIERHAARRRSGGTGLDPKRAKRDAADVTPAAPGDDAAPVSTTRRLLGFQRSA; encoded by the coding sequence ATGAACCGATTCCTCGCACGGCTTGCCGACCCGCGCACGCTGCCGATCGTCGTGACGATCGTGCTGTTCGCCGCTTTGTTCGGCTTCGGATCCGTGATGTACACGGGGTTTTTCTCGATGCAGGTGCTGACCGGTTTGCTCGTCGACAACGCGTTCCTGCTGATCGTCGCGATCGGGATGACGTTCGTGATCGTGTCGGGCGGCATCGATCTGTCGGTCGGATCGGTCGTTGCGCTGACAACGATCCTGTGCGCGATCGGCGCCGAGCGGCTGCACTGGCCGGTGTGGGCGATCGTGCCGGTCGTGCTCGTGCTCGGCGCGCTATACGGCGCCGCAATGGGCGCGCTGATCCATTACTTCAGGCTGCAACCGTTCATCGTCACGCTGGCCGGGATGTTCCTCGCGCGCGGTGCATGCTTCCTGATCACGACGCAATCGATCACGATCAACGAGCCGACGTTCCATGCGCTTGCAGGCATCAGCGTGCCGCTCGGCGGCGGCACGCTGAGCGCAGGCGCGCTGATCGCGCTCGCGACGCTGGCCGCTGCCATCTACGTCGCGCATTTCACGCGCTTCGGCCGCAACGTGTACGCGGTCGGCGGCAACGAGCGCTCGGCGCTGCTGATGGGGCTGCCGGTCGCGCGCACGAAAGTGGGCGTGTATGCGCTGAGCGGCTTCTGTTCGGCGTTGGGCGGCGTGGTATTTACGTTGTACGTGCTGTCCGGTTACGGGTTGCAGGCGCAGGGAATGGAGCTTGACGCGATCGCCGCGACCGTGATCGGCGGCACGCTGCTGACCGGCGGCGTCGGTTATGTCATCGGCTCGGTGTTCGGCGTCGGCATCCTGGGCACGATCCAGGTGCTGATCACGTTCGACGGCACGCTGAGCTCGTGGTGGACGCGCATCGTGATCGGCGCGCTGCTGTGCGTGTTCTGTCTGCTGCAGCGGGTGATCGAGCGACACGCGGCGCGGCGGCGCAGCGGCGGCACCGGGCTCGATCCGAAACGCGCGAAGCGCGATGCGGCGGACGTGACGCCCGCTGCGCCCGGCGACGATGCGGCGCCGGTGTCGACGACGCGCAGGCTGCTGGGCTTTCAGCGTTCCGCATGA
- a CDS encoding sensor histidine kinase, whose translation MHRRRPSAWHAALLVVLALIAAFGVHRAHASENPARVDAAALIEDPGHTLSADQAAARLADPRHRASAPAQPSFNIDFSRSAWWVGTTLVNRGGVARDLVLALRDARVDRADFYAYRGGTWTFVGRFPGDGDGAIRRHSRYPVLDATLRPSEQLPVLIRVTSRKEMRLAPAAFTRDAWDAEEMHAAMWDFGFLGGMLALMWCAMLIGFFSRSSVFHILAGIALCTTLFEAAYRGYTTLILWPGEREWSARGEVIFVYLAIALFIVFILTVSRREKARLPLRAVYLTILGLECVGMFGAAFGDLLTFTWFCVRLNAVLAVVNLGIALTLAIRRTPTGRVMLIAVAFGAFNLLMRILDGLSAVPPWLFWLKSEIYPNPVIAIVGLATHLVVLAAWIHHVGRQRTEARKRLEHWQLTEQDRLRDEVAKRTVALNDALQQAKTHMQQKIETLGYVSHDLRAPLSTINGYAKLLLQSATQGQARLIRSIDRSIRYQLALIDELLQYTKAELQPLGISPDTVDLPGLLNDIGDYAIALCSQQNNRFDYRPLTPLPGKLSIDAIRLQQVLLNLLSNASKFTRDGTVALSVGAYPHDDAWRIVFEVSDTGIGIDIDETTDIFRAYQQVQAVNGGTGLGLFIAQRIVRAMHGELAVSSQPGIGTSFTVQIVAPAIGRALIPASALVRADARADHADVAPDAFAMHCPPADALDELGALASEGRLTDIEEWLGQHAHAPRHAAFVQAMRERLDMLDLHAIERLAESLKRTGIADRSFDAEPDLADPV comes from the coding sequence ATGCATAGGCGGCGCCCATCGGCGTGGCATGCCGCACTGCTGGTCGTGCTCGCGCTGATTGCCGCATTCGGCGTGCACCGCGCACACGCGAGCGAAAACCCTGCGCGTGTCGACGCAGCCGCGTTGATCGAGGATCCGGGCCACACGCTGTCCGCCGATCAGGCGGCCGCGCGGCTTGCGGACCCTCGGCACCGCGCGAGCGCGCCGGCGCAGCCATCGTTCAATATCGATTTCTCGCGCTCGGCATGGTGGGTCGGCACGACGCTCGTCAACCGCGGCGGCGTCGCCCGCGATCTGGTTCTGGCATTGCGCGACGCGCGCGTCGACCGCGCCGACTTCTATGCGTACCGCGGCGGCACGTGGACGTTCGTCGGCCGTTTCCCCGGCGACGGAGACGGCGCGATCCGGCGGCATTCGCGATACCCGGTGCTCGATGCGACGTTGCGCCCCAGCGAGCAATTGCCGGTATTGATCCGCGTCACGTCGCGCAAGGAAATGCGGCTCGCGCCCGCCGCCTTCACGCGCGACGCGTGGGACGCCGAGGAAATGCACGCGGCGATGTGGGACTTCGGGTTTCTCGGCGGCATGCTGGCGCTCATGTGGTGCGCAATGCTGATCGGCTTCTTCTCGCGCAGCAGCGTATTTCACATCCTGGCCGGCATCGCATTGTGCACGACGCTGTTCGAGGCGGCGTATCGCGGCTATACGACGTTGATCCTTTGGCCTGGCGAGCGCGAATGGTCCGCACGCGGCGAGGTGATCTTCGTGTACCTCGCGATCGCGTTGTTCATCGTCTTCATCCTCACGGTATCTCGTCGCGAAAAGGCCCGGCTGCCGCTACGCGCGGTCTATCTGACGATCCTGGGCCTCGAATGCGTCGGCATGTTCGGAGCCGCATTCGGCGATCTGCTGACGTTTACGTGGTTCTGCGTGCGGCTGAACGCCGTGCTCGCCGTCGTCAATCTCGGCATCGCGCTAACGCTTGCGATCCGCAGGACGCCGACCGGCCGCGTGATGCTGATCGCCGTCGCGTTCGGCGCCTTCAATTTGCTGATGCGCATCCTCGACGGCCTGAGTGCGGTTCCGCCTTGGCTGTTCTGGCTGAAATCCGAGATTTACCCGAACCCGGTGATTGCGATCGTCGGCCTCGCCACGCACCTGGTCGTGCTTGCCGCATGGATCCACCACGTCGGCCGCCAACGCACCGAAGCGCGCAAGCGCCTCGAACACTGGCAACTCACCGAGCAGGATCGCCTTCGCGACGAGGTCGCCAAGCGCACGGTCGCGCTCAACGACGCGCTGCAACAGGCGAAAACGCACATGCAGCAGAAGATCGAGACGCTCGGCTACGTGAGCCACGATCTGCGCGCGCCGTTGTCGACGATCAACGGCTACGCGAAGTTGCTGTTGCAAAGCGCCACGCAAGGCCAGGCGCGGCTGATCCGCTCGATCGACCGAAGCATCCGCTACCAGCTCGCGTTGATCGACGAGTTGCTGCAATACACGAAGGCGGAACTGCAGCCGCTCGGCATTTCGCCAGATACGGTCGACCTGCCCGGTCTGCTGAACGACATCGGCGACTACGCGATCGCGCTGTGTTCGCAGCAGAACAACCGGTTCGACTATCGGCCGCTCACGCCGTTGCCGGGCAAGCTGTCGATCGATGCGATCCGGCTGCAGCAGGTGCTGCTCAATCTGTTGTCGAACGCGTCGAAGTTCACGCGCGACGGCACGGTCGCGCTATCGGTCGGCGCGTATCCGCACGACGATGCGTGGCGGATCGTGTTCGAAGTATCCGATACCGGCATCGGCATCGACATCGACGAGACGACCGACATCTTCCGCGCGTACCAGCAGGTGCAGGCGGTCAACGGCGGCACGGGGCTCGGGCTGTTCATCGCGCAGCGGATCGTGCGCGCGATGCACGGCGAACTCGCCGTATCGAGCCAGCCGGGCATCGGCACGTCGTTTACGGTCCAGATCGTCGCGCCGGCAATCGGCCGTGCTTTGATTCCGGCGTCGGCGCTCGTGCGAGCCGACGCGCGTGCCGATCATGCCGACGTGGCGCCCGACGCGTTCGCGATGCACTGCCCGCCCGCCGACGCGCTCGATGAACTCGGCGCGCTCGCGAGCGAAGGACGCCTCACCGATATCGAGGAATGGCTCGGGCAACATGCGCACGCGCCGCGGCATGCAGCGTTCGTGCAGGCAATGCGCGAACGCCTCGACATGCTCGACCTGCATGCAATCGAGCGGCTCGCCGAATCGCTGAAGCGCACGGGCATCGCCGATCGGTCGTTCGATGCAGAACCGGATTTGGCCGACCCGGTGTGA
- a CDS encoding response regulator has product MASRSSSPASLRATPDLAGAHILVVDDRPNDLRLLTEILRAARCRISVAFDGLQAYHRAQGIAPDLILMDVRMPRMDGFAACRLLASTPSTQHIPVIILTAASDLDDRIAGLETGALDYIVKPFEPVEVIARIRNHLKRARRSQPFTQLPQLPDHPDAALVRAASEVLLRELRNPPTLEELARQVGTHEKKLSRVFRDHLGQTVFEYLRDTRLRAAKHFLAETSMGIGDIAEEIGFSTPGNFATAFRERFGITPSDWRRQRPAIDVQPASHDRPHDA; this is encoded by the coding sequence ATGGCATCCCGCTCGTCCAGTCCAGCGTCGCTCCGCGCCACGCCGGATCTCGCTGGCGCACACATTCTCGTCGTGGACGACCGCCCGAACGACTTGCGGCTCCTGACGGAGATCCTGCGTGCCGCGCGCTGCCGCATCAGCGTCGCGTTCGACGGCCTGCAGGCGTATCACCGCGCGCAAGGGATCGCACCGGACCTGATCCTGATGGACGTGCGAATGCCGCGCATGGACGGGTTCGCCGCGTGCCGGCTGCTCGCGTCGACGCCGTCGACGCAGCACATTCCCGTGATCATCCTGACCGCCGCGAGCGATCTCGACGATCGCATCGCCGGGCTCGAAACCGGCGCACTCGACTACATCGTGAAGCCGTTCGAGCCGGTCGAGGTCATCGCGCGAATCCGTAATCACCTGAAGCGCGCGCGGCGCAGCCAGCCGTTCACACAGCTTCCGCAATTGCCCGACCATCCCGATGCCGCGCTCGTGCGCGCGGCAAGCGAAGTCCTGCTGCGCGAACTGCGCAATCCGCCGACGCTGGAAGAACTCGCACGGCAAGTCGGCACGCACGAAAAAAAGCTGTCACGCGTGTTCCGCGACCATCTCGGCCAGACCGTATTCGAGTACCTGCGCGATACGCGGCTGCGCGCCGCAAAGCACTTCCTCGCGGAAACGTCGATGGGGATCGGCGACATCGCCGAGGAAATCGGCTTTTCGACGCCGGGCAACTTCGCAACCGCGTTTCGCGAGCGGTTCGGCATCACGCCGTCGGACTGGCGGCGCCAGCGTCCCGCGATCGATGTCCAGCCCGCGTCGCACGATCGGCCGCACGATGCATAG